One genomic region from Streptomyces sp. NBC_00582 encodes:
- a CDS encoding MIP/aquaporin family protein, whose product MSSSDIFIGETIGTAILILLGGGVCAAVTLKASKARNAGWLAITFGWGFAVLTAVYTSAPLSGAHLNPAVTLALAIKDGDWSNVPVYWAGQFLGAAMGATLVWVAYYGQFHAHLTDKEIVGGPGAQATATKAVEAQEKGAGPVLGVFSTGPEIRVPWQNLATEIVGTVVLVLAVLTQGLNDKGNGLGTLGALITSLVVVSIGLSLGGPTGYAINPARDLGPRIVHALLPLPNKGGSDWGYAWIPVVGPLIGGAIAAGIYNVAFA is encoded by the coding sequence GTGTCCAGCTCCGACATCTTCATCGGCGAGACCATCGGTACCGCCATACTCATCCTGCTCGGCGGTGGCGTCTGCGCCGCCGTCACGCTGAAGGCCTCCAAGGCCCGCAACGCCGGCTGGCTCGCCATCACCTTCGGGTGGGGCTTCGCCGTGCTCACGGCCGTCTACACCTCGGCGCCGCTGTCCGGCGCCCATCTGAACCCGGCCGTGACGCTCGCACTCGCGATCAAGGACGGCGACTGGAGCAACGTTCCGGTCTACTGGGCCGGCCAGTTCCTCGGCGCCGCGATGGGCGCGACCCTGGTGTGGGTCGCCTACTACGGCCAGTTCCACGCGCACCTGACCGACAAGGAGATCGTCGGCGGTCCGGGCGCTCAGGCCACCGCGACCAAGGCGGTCGAGGCCCAGGAGAAGGGCGCGGGTCCGGTCCTCGGCGTCTTCTCCACCGGCCCGGAGATCCGGGTCCCCTGGCAGAACCTCGCCACGGAGATCGTCGGCACCGTCGTGCTGGTCCTCGCCGTTCTCACCCAGGGTCTGAACGACAAGGGCAACGGCCTCGGCACCCTCGGTGCCCTGATCACCTCGCTGGTGGTCGTCTCGATCGGTCTGTCCCTCGGCGGCCCGACCGGCTACGCGATCAACCCGGCCCGTGACCTCGGTCCGCGCATCGTGCACGCCCTCCTGCCCCTGCCCAACAAGGGCGGCTCCGACTGGGGCTACGCCTGGATCCCGGTGGTCGGTCCGCTGATCGGCGGCGCGATCGCTGCAGGCATCTACAACGTCGCCTTTGCTTAA